A window from Thiomicrorhabdus sp. encodes these proteins:
- a CDS encoding pyridoxal-phosphate dependent enzyme — MAHFFSEKTTPMVQLSYAQFDEKGLKVLVKRDDLNHPTVQGNKWHKLKLNLSEASKSCATPLITFGGAHSNHIAATAAVGRKFGIKTLGLIRGDELADRRDRWSPTLKQAQRDGMQLEFLSRQTYRRRYESDFLSHYRHRFPNAYFLPEGGSNDLAIKGLKTLAEQIDTQCPDWTHLYCAVGTGATLAGLIRYTQCRQNRQLIGVSSLKQSDYLVEQIRSWSTSASHATNDWSLDATHHYGGYGKFPEELRDFMQNFEHQFHILLDPVYTVKTFKAFFDDLAQDRFTPGSTIILLHSGGLQGRQNN; from the coding sequence ATGGCACATTTTTTTTCAGAAAAAACCACACCAATGGTCCAGTTAAGCTACGCGCAATTCGATGAAAAAGGTTTGAAAGTCCTGGTAAAACGCGATGATCTGAACCATCCGACGGTTCAGGGAAATAAATGGCATAAGCTCAAACTCAACCTCTCTGAAGCGAGCAAAAGCTGTGCTACACCTCTGATCACCTTTGGCGGCGCCCACTCCAACCACATCGCCGCTACAGCTGCCGTCGGCAGAAAATTCGGAATCAAAACACTCGGGCTGATTCGCGGAGACGAACTTGCCGATCGGCGGGATCGATGGAGTCCAACCCTGAAACAGGCACAGCGCGACGGCATGCAATTAGAATTTTTAAGCCGACAAACCTATCGGCGACGGTATGAAAGCGACTTCCTATCTCATTACCGACATCGCTTCCCCAATGCCTATTTTCTACCCGAAGGCGGAAGCAATGATCTTGCAATCAAAGGACTCAAAACACTTGCCGAACAAATTGACACTCAATGTCCCGATTGGACGCATTTATATTGTGCAGTCGGCACTGGCGCAACGCTGGCCGGGCTGATCCGCTATACACAGTGCAGGCAAAACAGACAACTCATCGGCGTCAGCAGCCTGAAGCAAAGCGATTATCTTGTCGAACAGATCCGGAGCTGGAGTACATCTGCTTCTCATGCAACCAACGACTGGTCTTTAGACGCCACGCATCATTACGGCGGTTACGGCAAGTTCCCGGAGGAATTAAGAGATTTCATGCAAAACTTCGAACACCAGTTCCACATTCTGCTGGATCCGGTGTATACGGTAAAAACCTTCAAGGCATTTTTTGACGATCTGGCTCAAGATCGTTTCACGCCAGGTTCAACCATCATTCTGTTGCATAGCGGAGGCTTGCAAGGACGCCAAAACAACTGA